A single window of Solenopsis invicta isolate M01_SB chromosome 3, UNIL_Sinv_3.0, whole genome shotgun sequence DNA harbors:
- the LOC120357270 gene encoding putative nuclease HARBI1, whose amino-acid sequence MTANERTTAGNMFALAPQPFPGAIGAIDCTFINILAPHIHEEAYVNHHGNHSLNVQAIVDPDLKILNINARYPGARNDAYIWNSSPIRNVMEYFYNHGERRTYLIGDAGYPLEPWLITPLPHYPQQSRQFHYNEKLCKARSIVERFFGVLKETWRCLSYQRVLMYAPEIAGQIVNACAVLHNMCLHYRIPFDIENLQNEYAEPDEINNDEAEIQDGNPRRAPRAIAQRIQKQIMREWFPNYNCAWDNERNE is encoded by the exons ATGACGGCAAATGAAAGAACAACTGCAGGAAATATGTTTGCATTAGCCCCGCAACCATTTCCTGGTGCCATTGGTGCAATAGATTGCACATTCATTAATATACTTGCACCACATATACATGAGGAAGCTTATGTAAACCATCACGGAAATCATTCTTTAAATGTTCAAGCA ataGTTGATCcagatttaaaaatacttaacattAACGCACGATATCCAGGAGCAAGGAATGATGCTTACATATGGAATTCTTCCCCAATCAGAAATGTtatggaatatttttataaccatGGTGAAAGGAGAACTTATTTGATTG GTGATGCAGGATATCCTTTAGAACCTTGGCTCATAACACCACTGCCACATTATCCACAACAAAGTCGACAATTTCATTATAATGAAAAGTTATGCAAAGCAAGAAGTATCGTGGAGAGATTTTTTGGAGTTCTTAAGGAAACATGGAGATGTTTGTCTTACCAACGTGTACTGATGTATGCTCCAGAAATAGCAGGGCAGATTGTAAATGCATGCGCAGTTCTACATAACATGTGTTTACATTATCGAATACCATTTGATatagaaaatttacaaaatgaatATGCAGAACCTGATGAGATAAACAATGATGAAGCAGAAATACAAGATGGAAATCCTCGTCGAGCACCTAGAGCAATAGCACAACGGatacaaaaacaaattatgcGGGAGTGGTTTCCTAATTATAATTGTGCATGGGATAATGAGAGAAATGAATAG